Proteins encoded in a region of the Halosimplex halophilum genome:
- a CDS encoding redoxin domain-containing protein, which translates to MDLPFEVVDLPETDHPEAGDRVPDFERPLVGPEYWEDVSLSTLTDEGPVVLVFHPMDGAFPATYVWNEIRERGWLDRDDAQVVGLSISSPYEHADLLDDRGVDARLYSDPNNGVAEQFDIVNDLDGMAGVEEPRPAVFVLDEERVVQYAWVASEWPEFPDYDEVEAAIDEL; encoded by the coding sequence ATGGACCTGCCCTTCGAGGTCGTCGACCTCCCCGAGACCGACCACCCCGAGGCGGGCGACCGCGTCCCCGACTTCGAGCGCCCGCTGGTCGGCCCCGAGTACTGGGAGGACGTCTCGCTCTCGACGCTGACCGACGAGGGCCCCGTCGTCCTCGTCTTCCACCCGATGGACGGCGCCTTCCCCGCGACCTACGTCTGGAACGAAATTCGAGAGCGGGGGTGGCTCGACCGCGACGACGCCCAGGTCGTCGGGCTGTCGATCTCCTCGCCGTACGAGCACGCCGACCTGCTGGACGACCGCGGCGTCGACGCCCGACTCTACTCCGACCCGAACAACGGGGTCGCCGAACAGTTCGACATCGTCAACGACCTCGACGGCATGGCCGGGGTCGAGGAACCGCGGCCGGCCGTCTTCGTCCTCGACGAGGAGCGGGTCGTCCAGTACGCCTGGGTGGCCTCCGAGTGGCCGGAGTTCCCCGACTACGACGAGGTCGAGGCCGCCATCGACGAGCTGTAG